From one Chlamydiifrater phoenicopteri genomic stretch:
- a CDS encoding HIT domain-containing protein, with translation MTTIFGEIIEGKVSCDKVFENERFIVIHDKFPKAPVHLLIIPKKCIERFHDLSKEDLSLLSEAGAIAQQMAEKFNIADGYRLVINNGKEGGQCVFHLHIHLLGGKSLGHSFS, from the coding sequence ATGACAACGATTTTTGGAGAAATAATAGAAGGAAAAGTTTCCTGTGACAAGGTTTTTGAAAATGAACGTTTTATCGTTATTCATGACAAATTTCCTAAGGCTCCTGTTCACTTACTAATTATTCCTAAGAAATGTATTGAGCGTTTTCATGATCTTTCCAAGGAAGATCTTTCCCTATTATCGGAGGCTGGAGCTATTGCCCAGCAGATGGCAGAAAAGTTCAATATTGCCGATGGCTATCGCCTCGTGATAAATAATGGGAAAGAGGGCGGTCAGTGCGTATTTCATCTTCATATTCATCTTTTGGGGGGAAAGTCTTTGGGGCATTCTTTTTCCTAA
- a CDS encoding HEAT repeat domain-containing protein, which yields MEAPLVSEEYSSSEDFISKRLLTNSFADVEVFSKQFLASDSSLKVAELYLRALAARGDFVEWGKEYFRLSLLYPEIRESRDVLEHFSIEVLKRGLKDSSHTVRCLALLASGMAGDFRLVPSILDALDDDNYHVRGLAVQIAAHYPTDAVRKEIERTAFSDRSSFVRSLSYHVCSDLSMKEVIPKLFAVASNHLLVASERREAIRAIAELVDPKEFQRLFAERALGDIEMALFVCEFSATHDVEGVFTLFREYLDHSCLDVKKAVLSAALRKGKKVLSQEKDFIARVRELVKEEFSKELMYTGASILFFVDDPLGEEILSQGLSSSFSRDCEMASESLASLGVYGKDLAKVYLSKVCSQRSAIDLATILLVNRESVDEAGDVVLAFLQSSEKQISSSTRRLLCLGMDKSLPYSDACSASSFQEMRDLELGLRLVRLAILSGYSRSREVLRSFVAERRFFYGGHFLGMFIEDGAEEETKLFLSRMMEDKNFSVKLEAMLLQLRLYGTLHFLESVEAVYADCSWHEKLEIIESIAVSKNRSAIPFLVVGCQESLPTLRVACAGALFYLLK from the coding sequence ATGGAGGCTCCTCTTGTTTCGGAGGAGTATTCTTCTTCGGAAGATTTTATTTCTAAAAGGCTATTGACGAATTCCTTTGCTGACGTTGAAGTTTTTTCTAAACAGTTTTTGGCTAGCGATAGTTCTTTAAAAGTGGCGGAGCTGTATTTAAGGGCGCTTGCTGCTCGGGGAGATTTTGTTGAGTGGGGAAAGGAGTATTTTCGTTTAAGTTTATTGTATCCAGAAATACGAGAATCTAGAGATGTTCTGGAGCATTTTTCTATTGAAGTTTTGAAGAGAGGGCTTAAGGATTCTTCGCATACTGTACGTTGTTTGGCTTTGCTGGCATCGGGAATGGCAGGAGATTTCCGTTTAGTGCCCTCCATTTTAGATGCTTTGGATGACGATAATTATCATGTTCGAGGGCTTGCTGTTCAGATTGCTGCGCATTATCCGACGGATGCTGTTCGAAAAGAAATAGAGAGAACGGCCTTTAGCGATCGCTCCTCTTTTGTTCGTTCGTTATCCTATCATGTTTGTTCTGATCTTAGTATGAAAGAGGTCATACCCAAGTTGTTTGCTGTTGCATCAAATCATCTTTTGGTTGCTAGCGAGCGTAGGGAAGCCATTAGGGCCATAGCAGAGCTAGTAGATCCTAAGGAATTTCAACGTCTTTTTGCTGAGCGAGCGTTGGGTGACATTGAGATGGCGCTTTTTGTTTGTGAGTTTTCTGCTACCCATGATGTTGAAGGTGTTTTTACTCTTTTCAGAGAGTATCTCGATCATAGTTGTTTAGACGTGAAGAAAGCTGTTCTGTCTGCAGCTCTTAGAAAAGGGAAGAAGGTTTTATCCCAAGAAAAAGATTTCATTGCTCGTGTTAGAGAATTAGTAAAGGAAGAGTTTTCCAAGGAGCTAATGTATACCGGAGCTTCCATTTTATTCTTTGTTGATGATCCTCTTGGAGAAGAAATTTTATCGCAGGGATTAAGTTCTTCTTTCTCTCGTGATTGTGAGATGGCCTCTGAATCTTTAGCCAGTCTTGGGGTTTATGGCAAAGATTTAGCCAAAGTTTATTTGTCAAAGGTTTGCTCTCAACGATCTGCCATCGATTTGGCTACAATTCTTTTAGTAAATAGAGAATCTGTTGATGAAGCTGGTGATGTAGTGTTAGCATTTCTTCAATCTTCGGAGAAGCAAATATCTTCTTCGACGAGAAGATTGCTATGCTTAGGTATGGACAAGTCCTTGCCTTATTCTGATGCTTGCAGCGCATCCTCATTTCAAGAGATGAGAGATTTAGAGTTAGGCCTTCGTTTGGTTCGATTGGCGATCCTTTCGGGATACTCTAGAAGCCGAGAGGTTTTACGATCCTTTGTTGCAGAAAGGAGATTTTTTTATGGGGGACATTTTCTTGGAATGTTTATTGAAGATGGAGCTGAGGAAGAGACCAAACTTTTCCTTTCCAGGATGATGGAGGATAAAAATTTTTCTGTAAAATTAGAGGCTATGCTGTTGCAGTTGAGACTGTATGGAACATTACATTTTCTTGAGAGTGTTGAGGCTGTGTATGCGGATTGTTCTTGGCATGAGAAGTTGGAAATTATCGAATCTATTGCGGTGTCAAAAAATCGTTCTGCTATTCCATTTCTTGTTGTTGGTTGTCAAGAATCTTTGCCGACACTTCGCGTTGCTTGTGCGGGAGCGCTTTTTTACTTACTAAAGTAG
- the aroF gene encoding 3-deoxy-7-phosphoheptulonate synthase: protein MKDRSSEQLLEAFPELASLQKECIHAVSNPLEDCTTATTLSATVSFDKFDPIVIAGPCALESYEQTLEIALAVKAAGAKIFRGSAYKPRTSPYSFQGRGKDALIWHKRAQAIHGLLTETEVTSPQLVELCAEHVDILRIGMRNMQNFALLEEVGKTGKPVILKRSACATLKEWLLAAEYILKENNSGPVILCERGIRTFESSMRYTLDFGTALIAKEISNLPVIIDPSHAAGHRKWVVPLAQAALALGVDGVMVEVHPYPEKALSDSKQQISLEELSKITHSLKKMQFCN, encoded by the coding sequence ATGAAAGACCGATCCTCTGAGCAACTTTTAGAAGCTTTCCCAGAACTAGCCTCTTTACAAAAAGAGTGTATTCACGCAGTCAGTAACCCTTTAGAAGATTGCACCACAGCTACAACACTATCCGCAACCGTCTCTTTTGATAAATTTGACCCTATCGTTATCGCAGGACCTTGCGCTTTAGAAAGTTATGAACAGACCTTGGAAATTGCTTTGGCAGTGAAAGCTGCAGGAGCAAAGATTTTCCGAGGATCCGCATACAAACCCCGAACAAGCCCATATAGCTTCCAAGGACGAGGTAAAGATGCTCTCATATGGCACAAGAGAGCTCAAGCTATACATGGACTGCTCACAGAAACCGAAGTTACAAGCCCTCAACTCGTAGAGTTATGCGCTGAGCACGTCGACATACTGCGCATAGGTATGCGCAACATGCAAAACTTTGCTCTCCTAGAAGAAGTAGGAAAAACAGGGAAGCCTGTCATTTTAAAGCGCAGTGCCTGTGCTACGCTAAAAGAGTGGCTTCTAGCTGCTGAATACATCCTAAAAGAAAATAATAGCGGGCCAGTCATCTTATGCGAAAGAGGCATTCGTACTTTCGAATCTTCTATGCGCTACACTTTAGATTTTGGAACGGCTCTGATAGCTAAAGAAATCTCGAATCTTCCAGTGATTATAGATCCATCCCATGCTGCGGGTCATCGGAAGTGGGTCGTTCCTCTTGCTCAAGCGGCGCTTGCTTTAGGCGTTGATGGTGTCATGGTAGAAGTTCATCCTTACCCAGAAAAAGCTCTTTCGGATTCCAAACAACAAATCTCTTTAGAAGAACTTTCTAAGATTACCCATTCTTTAAAAAAGATGCAATTTTGCAACTAA